A single region of the Oncorhynchus keta strain PuntledgeMale-10-30-2019 chromosome 4, Oket_V2, whole genome shotgun sequence genome encodes:
- the mgst2 gene encoding microsomal glutathione S-transferase 2, with protein MTTEIPVLLAAVSLFSALQMGYLARQVGLARMTHKVMPPTVTGPPEFERTFRAHQNNVELYPVFLVVLWTSGLLFSEVLAVLGGVVYMVARHMYFSGYVMSTKKRLPGFYLTLGALFFLSVLSTIGILHGILLEYFYKIVSMMVTH; from the exons ATGACTACAGAAATACCCGTTCTGCTGGCTGCCGTGTCTCTGTTTTCTGCCCTTCAAATGG GGTACCTGGCGAGACAGGTGGGGCTGGCGAGAATGACACACAAGGTCATGCCACCCACTGTCACTGGACCACCGGAGTTTGAGAGAACATTCCGGGCACA TCAGAACAATGTTGAGTTGTACCCAGTCTTCCTAGTGGTGCTGTGGACTTCTGGACTGCTCTTCAGTGAAG TGCTTGCTGTTCTTGGAGGTGTTGTGTATATGGTGGCTCGGCACATGTATTTCAGTGGATACGTAATGTCCACTAAAAAAAG GTTGCCTGGGTTTTACCTGACTTTGGGTGCCTTATTCTTCTTGTCTGTGCTGAGCACCATTGGTATTCTTCATGGCATTCTCCTTGAATACTTTTACAAAATAGTTTCTATGATGGTAACACATTAG
- the LOC118377831 gene encoding short coiled-coil protein B isoform X1: MSLQVAALHSKKEDEYFAMSSDGDGDMENQAELEEKTRLINQVLELQHTLEDLSSRVDAVKEENLKLKSENQVLGQYIENLMSASSVFQTTDTKSKRK, encoded by the exons A TGTCCTTGCAAGTCGCAGCCCTGCATTCCAAAAAGGAAGACGAGTACTTCGCCATGAGCTCCGATGGGGACG gTGACATGGAGAATCAGGCTGAGCTGGAAGAAAAGACTAGGCTTATAAACCAGGTGTTGGAGCTTCAGCACACTCTAGAAG ACCTGTCGTCGCGTGTGGACGCAGTGAAGGAGGAGAACCTGAAGTTGAAGTCTGAGAACCAGGTTCTGGGTCAGTATATCGAGAACCTCATGTCTGCCTCCAGCGTGTTCCAGACCACTGACACCAAGAGCAAACGAAAGTAA
- the LOC118377831 gene encoding short coiled-coil protein B isoform X2, whose translation MSSDGDGDMENQAELEEKTRLINQVLELQHTLEDLSSRVDAVKEENLKLKSENQVLGQYIENLMSASSVFQTTDTKSKRK comes from the exons ATGAGCTCCGATGGGGACG gTGACATGGAGAATCAGGCTGAGCTGGAAGAAAAGACTAGGCTTATAAACCAGGTGTTGGAGCTTCAGCACACTCTAGAAG ACCTGTCGTCGCGTGTGGACGCAGTGAAGGAGGAGAACCTGAAGTTGAAGTCTGAGAACCAGGTTCTGGGTCAGTATATCGAGAACCTCATGTCTGCCTCCAGCGTGTTCCAGACCACTGACACCAAGAGCAAACGAAAGTAA